From Fusobacterium varium:
AGCTATCATAAAATCTTCTATTATTCTTTCAGATTCTCCTCTGTCTCTATTTTTAATATATTTTACTTTTCCATTTTCATCAAGAATTAATTTTATTTCAGGAAGATCAAAGTCTATGCTTCCCCTATTATATTTTACTTGTCTGATTATCTTGGAAAGTTCAAGCATTTCCATTACCATATCTTTAATATCTGCATATTCTTTTAAGGCTTCTTCTTCTCCTGATATCATCCTGTTAACATTTGTATATGTCATTCTTCTTACACTTTTAATTACAGATTTATAAGTATCAGAATCTACTACTTTACCATTTTGGTCTATTTCCATTTCACAAGTAAATGTAAGTTTATCTTCATCAGGATTTAAAGAACATATTCCATTTGATATTTCTTTAGGAAACATAGGGAGTACTCTATCTACAAGATACACTGAATTCCCTCTTTTAAATGCTTCCTGATCCAGCATAGATCCTTCTGGTATATAATATGAAACATCAGCTATACTTACTATCAGCTTATAATTTCCATTTGTAAGCTTTTTCACATAGACAGCATCATCCAAATCTTTTGCATCATCTCCATCTATTGTTATTATAGGAAGATTTCTCAAATCTTTTCTTTTTGCTATCTCATCTTTTGATATAGTTGTTGGAATATTTCTCGCTTCTAATAATACAGGTTTGGAAAAAGTTTCTGACATTCCTTCTCTTACAATAAGAGCTTCAATCATATTATTTGTATTATATGGATCTCCAATTACTTCTATAATTTCTCCTTCTGGTTTCTTTTCATTAGTTCCCCATGAAGTTATCTTTACTACTACAAGCTGTTGGTTTTTTGCATCTTTCATCATTCGATAAGGAATATAAATATCTTTTCCAAATGAATGTGTAGGAGTTACAAATCCAAAATTTTCATTTCTTTGTAATATTCCAACTATTGTATCTCTTTCTCTGCTTATTACTTTTACTACTTCTCCTTCTTTTTTCTTATCTCCATTAAGACCTGATGTTATTTTTACTAATACAGTATCTCCATCTAATGCTGAATTAAAATGAGGTTTAGGAATAAATATTCCCTCATCAGCAGTATCAACAAAAGCAAATCTATCCTTTATTATACTAAAAGTTCCTTTTACAAATCCAAGATTTTCAGGAATATTATACTTACCTCTGTTATTTTTCATAATATCCCCATCTTCTATCCACTTTTCAAGTATTTCCCTATTTTCCTTTTTATTCTTAAGGGACCATCCTAAAAGTTTTGTTATTTCATCCAGCTTTAATCCCTTTCCTTTATCCATAAGTTGTTTAAGTCTTTCTAATTCTTTATCTAAATTCATTTTTCCTCCTTAAGCCGTTTCTTCTTTCAGCCATCTACGCATATCTTCAGTATTTTTATGTATTTTTCCCTTTCTCTCTGTCAGATATTCTATTTTCTTGTCAATTTCCAATATTATCCCTTTGTTCAAATCCTTTTCTACTTCTTTTCTTATTTCATCAACAGCAGGATAATCCCTATTTTTTTCAATTCCATCTGCAATATATATTATTCTGCCTAAAAGACTAAGTCCTCTTTTCCCAACAGTATGATATTTTATTCCATTAAGAATATCTTCATCTGTTATTCCAAATTCATTTCTTGCTATTACACACCCTGCAAATCCATGAAGTATTTCATTTATCTCCATATCTTCTTTTGAAAGTTCATCAGAAAAATTTTTTTGACATATATCTTTCATTTTATTTATTTGCATCTCCTTGGCTACATCATGCAGTATCGCCGCTATTCTGCATTTTCTTTCATCAGCTCCATATTTTTCTGCCAATTCTGCTGCTTTATCCTCCACACCTAAGGTATGTATATATCTTTTTTCTCTCATTCTTTTTCTAACTTCTTCTCTTAATTTTTCCAGCATAATACTGCCTCCATCAAGTTAAATACATTTCACAGATTTTTATTTCCCATCAATTTAAGTGTATCATTTTATTCTCTCTTTTCAAAATTTTTTTAATAAAATCTATACAGTTATTACATTTTAACAATTCTTTGGTTGTTTTTAATCGAGATATATAGTAAAATTGTAGTGGATAAGTAAATCATCGCTTAAATTAAAGTATTTTAGGGGGAATTATGTACACCAATAAATATGAAGAAATAAAAAAAATTTTTAAAGAATTTAATAAAACTTATTTTAATGAAAGAGATGTAAAAAAAACTTTATCCTTTTTAGATGACAATATTTTTGCTCTTGGAATATCTGAAACAAATATCGTTTATAATATAGAAGAAATGGAAATTATGATTACTGAAGAAATAAAAAATGACCCTTCTTCTTATGAAATAGATTTTAAATACCTTGAAGTTTTTACTATTAGTGAAAATTTATTTTTGCTCATCTGTATAAGCACCTTAAAAAAAGAACATTCTGTTTCCAACTCTACTCCTATAAATTTTAGAACAAGTGTAATCATAAAAGAAACTAATAATGAATATAAGTTTTCTAAAATACATGCTTCTATTCCAGTAGAAACATCAAATCTTTTTGACTTTGATAGAGAAATTGGTAATATTCATCTAAATGCAAAACATACTGCTTTTAATCTTTTAAACTCCTCTATCCCTGGAGGTATGATAGGAGGATACTATAAAGAAAATTTCCCTCTGTATTTCATAAATAAACATCTTTTAGATAAATTAGAATATAAGTCGCAAGAAGAATTTATAAAGGACATAAATGGCTATGTTATAAATGGAATTCATCCTGAAGATAGGGAATATGTCTGCAAAATTGTTGATTCTTCAGTTAAAGACAAATATGAATATGAAGTTGAATATCGTATGAAAAAAAGCAATGGTTCATATATCTGGGTATTGGATAGAGGTCGTCTTGTACAAACAGAAAATGGTCCTGTTATAGTGAGTATATGTCTTGACATTACAGAAAAAGTCTACTTACAGGAAAATATAAAAACTATCACTAATAATATTCCTGGAGGAGTATATAAATTAAAATTCGATGAAGATCTCACTATTATTTATGGTAATGACGGTTTCTACAAAATTCATGGATATTCTCCAGAAGAAATGAAAGTAATCCTTGGTAATAAACTCATTGCTGTTACTCTTCCAGAAGATATTCCTAAAATAAATGCAATATTAAAAAATGCTCTTGAAAATAATCTTAAAAATTTTGAATATGAAAAAAGAATAATAACAAAAAATGGTGAAATCAGATACCTCTTAACAAAAGGAGTTTTTGTCAAAGAAGATGGTGAGTTTGTTATCAATTCCATTGTTATTGATATTAGCGATCGGAAAGTAATAGAAAATAAACTTAAATTCAATCAAGAAAAACTCAAACTTGCTATGCATTCCACTAAAAATATTATTTTTGAATATGATTTAGATTCAAAAACTCTAACACATTTAAAACTTCCATTTGAAAATAAAAGTCCAAGAATTATTTATAATGTCCCTGACAGCCGTATAAAAAGTGGTGAAATTTTTCCAGAACATATTGAAAAATATCATGAAACTTATGAAGCTATTCATAATGGAAAACCAAAGAGTTGCTGTACAATCAAAACAAGATTAAAAAATCAAAATTATAAATGGACTAAAATAACTCTTAATAATATTATTATCAATAATAATCCAAGCAGAAAAGCTATTGGAATTGTCGAAGATATAACTGAACATCAGGAGTTTCAACTTTTAAAACTTTTTCAAACAACTTTAAAAAAAGCCTTGATTGGAACTGCTATGGGATATGCTTATATCAATCTTTCACAAAATAGAGTCAATGATATATCTGGTACATGGCAGAAATATTTTGATAATGATTTAGAATATACCTACACATATTTTTTTGAAAAAATGATTGCCTTAGTTCAGCCAGAAGATAAAGAAAATGTTAAACAGTTTTTTTCAAGAGAAAATATAATAGAAAATATGAAAAAAGGAAAAAATGAATATTCCCTTGAATTTAGAATTATTAAATCAAAAGATGAAATAACTCTGACTCTTCTTAGTATAAAAATTATTAATAATCCTGTAACTTGTTGTAATGAAGCTATTATTTATAGTAAAGATATTGAAATTTATAAAGATTCAAAGAATTTTTATAATTCTCCTTCAATTTCTCTTCTAAAATCAAAAAATAAAGAAACAGATGATATCCTTACTATGAGAAGAGAAGCAAAAATAAACAATCTTGAAAATATTTTGGTTGACTTTAAAAGAACAACAGAAAGTTCTGCTATTGATGATACTTTGTTTCAATATATAATTAATATTCTTGGAAAATATTATGATGCTGACCATGTTTCTATTATAAAATATGATGAAGTTCTTCATCAATATATCTGTACTTTTGAATACTGTCACTCTGGAAAAACATCTAACAAAAAACATTGGAATGATCTAAAAATAAGAAAGGGTTCTGATTGGGAAATTCTTCATGAAAATAAAAAAATTGTAAAAATAAAAGATATTGAGTCACTTAAAAATAATGATATCATCAATTATTTAAATTTTACTAAACTTAATATTTCATCATATTTTTCAGTGGCCATAGAAACCTGTCATCAGCATTCTTTATATTTGGTTCTTGATAATATCAATGATTCATTCATAAATATGGGATTTTTTGAGCTTGTAAGCTATGTTATTGAAAGTAAAATAAAGGATGAGATATTAAAAAATAAATTTTCTTTTTTAGACTACCATGATATGCTTACAGGATTAGCTAATCATAAAAGTTTTGTAGAGTACAAATGGAATAAAAACTTTCATAATTATGTTTCTCTTGGAATAATAACTTCTGATATTAATGGATTAAAACAACTCAATGAAAAATATGGTCCCCATTATGGAGATGAAATAATTATAAAAACTGCCAATGTATTTAAAAAATATTTTTCAAATGAAAAACTATTTAGACTTAGTGGTGATGAATTTCTTATTGTTTGTGAAAATATGGATAATGAAGTTTTTCAAAGAAATATAGAGAATATTAAACTTGAATTTTCAGCTTTTGAAAACGATGGCCTATCTATAGGTTATTCTTGGGCTGATGATGAAATAGATTTTGATATTATTCATAAAAACGCTGAAGAATTAATGTATATTAATAAACAAAGATATTATCAAAATACCAATTTTTTAAATAAACATTATCGTCCTGTATTACTTCAAAAATTATTAGCTGAAATAAAAAACAATGAATATCATGTATTTTTACAACCTAAAATAGATCTTAAAACAAAAAAACTATCTGGAATGGAAGCTCTCATTAGACATATTGACTCTGCTGGGAATATTATACCTCCTATTAAATTTATTCCTTTACTTGAAAAAGAACGTCTTATTCGATATATAGATTTTTTTGTTTTTGAAGAAGTTTGTAAACTCCTGCAAAAGTGGAAATATGAAAGAAAAGAACTAGTCCCAATATCTTTAAATTTCTCAAGAAATACACTTCTTGAATCTGAATTTGTAAAGACATTAAAAATAATAATGTCAAAATATGATATTACAAGTAATCTGATAGAAATAGAGATAACTGAAACAATTGGTGAAATAGATACAAAAATAATTTCGAACATAAGCAAAGATATAAAAAATGCTGGTTTTCTAATTTCACTTGATGATTTTGGTAGTAAATACAGTAATATCAGTTTATTTACTACATTAGAATTTGATACTTTGAAGTTAGATAAAAGTCTTGTTGAAAAACTTCAAATAAGTCCAGAAAAACAAATAATTGTTAAAAGTGTCATTAATATGTGTAAGGAAATGAATGTAAAAACTGTTGGTGAAGGAATAGAAACAGAGGAACTTAATTCTCTCCTTACAACTTTAAAATGCGATTATGCTCAGGGGTATTTATACAGCAGACCTATTTCTATAAAAGAATTTGAAAAAAAATATTTTTAATAAAATTTCTGCTTTATAAAAAAGGGTAATCGAAAGTTAGATTAAATTCCAGCTTTTCGATTACCTTATTTCTATAATTTTTATTTTAATTATTTGGTGCTTTTTCAATTTTTATATTATTTAATACAGTATCCAGAATTTCTAAATCAATACTCCCTGTTGTATCAAGCATTGCATTTGTAGTTCCACAGGCTACTCCCAGTTTAAAACTTTCTTCTAAACTTTTTCCTTCAGCAATTCCATAGGCAAATCCTCCAATTGTGGAGTCTCCTGAACCTACTGTATTTTTTATTTCAACTTTTGGAAAAGTTGCTCTGTATACTTCATTTTCAGTTACCAAAATAGCTCCATTTTCTCCAAGAGTTACCATTACATTTTCTACTCCTTTCTTTACTATTATCCTTGCTGCATTTACTATTTCATCTATGGTATTAAGTTTTTTCTTAAATATCTCTTCTAATTCATTTTGATTAGGTTTTATAAGAAAAGGAGCAGCTTTAATCCCTTCAGCAAGAGTTTCTCCACTTGTATCCAGAATAAATTTTATCTCTCTTTTAGAAGCTTCATTTATAAGAATATTGTAGGAGTCTTTTTTTATTCCTTTTAGAAGACTTCCTGAACCACATACTAACTTTATTCCATTTTCTAAAATAGAGATATATTTTTCTAAAAATTTCTCAAAATCTTTTTCCTTTCCCTCAGCCGATTCAAGAAATTCAGTTATTTTTCCTGTACTCTTATCAATTGCAGCTATACAGGTTCTTGTTTCAAAATCAGTTTCCAAAAAACTATTCTCTATGCTGTCTTTATCCAATTTTGATAAAAATAGTTTCCCTGTGTATCCTCCTATAATTCCTGTAGAAAGAATAGCTCCTCCCAGTTGCCTTATTACTCGGCTTACATTTATTCCCTTTCCTCCAGCATTTTTTTCAATAGTTGAAGTTCTATTTACATTTCCCATCTCAATTTTTTCAATATTGTACCTTACATCTATTGCAGGATTAAGTGTAACTGTTAAAATTTTATTCATAACTACGCCTTTCCATTACTTCCACACATTAATATTTTTTCAATGGCCACTTTTTTCATTGATTCTTTAGCAGGTCCAAAATACTTTCTTGGATCACTTTCATTAGGATTATTTATTAATACTTCTCTTAAAGTTTCAGCAAAAGGCATTTTTAATTCTGTTGCAATATTTACTTTTGTTATCCCTAAATCTATTGCTCTTTTCACTTGATCTGCTGGAACTCCTGAAGCTCCATGTAAAACTAAGGGGATATCTACTACTGCCCTTATTTCTGCAAGTCTTTCAAAATCCAGTTTTGGTTCTTCTTTATACACTCCATGAGCTGTTCCAATTGCTACTGCAAGAGAATCTATTCCCGTTCTTTCTACATATTCTTTTGCCTGAGCAGGATTTGTATATTTGCTGTCTTTATCATCTCTTACTAGATCATCTTCCTGCCCTCCAAGTATTCCTAATTCTCCTTCAACTGTAACATCGAATTTATGGGCATATTCCACTACCATTTGTACTTTTTTTATGTTCTCTTCAAAATCTAAATGAGAAGCATCAATCATTACTGACTTTGTTCCTATATCAATAGCATTTATTATTTCATTATAATCTTCATGATGATCTAAGTGCATTGCTATTGGAATATCATGTTTTTCTGAACATATTTCCACTAATTTTATAAAAAATTCTGGTCCTGCATATTTCATTGTTCCTGGTGTTGCAGCTACAATAATTGGTGATTTTAATTCAGAAGCTGCTTCTATTACAGTTTGAATCGTTTCCATATTATGAACATTAAAAGCTGGAACAGCATATTTTCTTTTTTGAGCATCTAACAATAATTGTCTTGTTGAAACTAACATTTTATATTCCTCCTAGAATTTTATTTCTCATAGTTATGAATAATTACACCTTTAACCACTCTATTTACTTCCCCTGTAGGACAAGGATTATCTGGATTTATTCCAAGCTTTGATGATTTTAAAAGAGAAATCAATTGTCCATATACAAGATATCCAAGCCCTGCAACTACTTCTTCCATCTCTCCTATTTTTTCATCTCCAAAAGAAAAATAGAAATCAGAGTTTTCTTTTACCTCTTTATCAAAAATAGTATCCAGTACCACTATTTTCTTTTCTCCATTTTCAGCTTTAAATTCTTTTAGCAAGTCAAGTTCATAAACTCTTGTATGTTTATTATTTGACATCATACATACAATAGTTGTCTTATCATTTACTATTGATTTAGGTCCATGTCTAAATCCTAAAAAAGTATTATAGAAAGAAGCTATTTTCCCACCAGTAAGCTCTAAAACCTTTAAGGATACTTCCTCTGCCAGTCCTTTTAAAGCCCCATCCCCTAAATATACTATTCTTTCTATATCCAAATCTGAAATAATTTCTACATCTGCTAAAATATTTTTTAAATTTTTCTCTATAATTTTTGATATATAAACTACTTTTTCTGCATAATGTTCAAATTTTTCTCTCAATAGAATAAGTACTCCCGCAACTACCATAGATGAAAAACTTCCTGTCATGGCAAATCCTTTATCATTTGTTTTCTCAGGCATTAACAGTAAAAATTTGTTGTCTTGATTTTCTGATATTTTTGCCAGCTTTCCTTCTGGATTGCAAGTCACAAATATATGGTATATATTCTTTACTAATTTATCTGCTAACTCCACTGTTGCTACACTCTCAGGAGAATTTCCTGATCTTGCGCAAGATATCAGTATTGTTGCTATATCTCTGTCTAAATATTGTTCTGGCATAGATACTATATCTGTAGTAGGAATAGAAACTACTTCTATATCCAATCTACTGTTTATATATGAACTTATTGTATTTCCTACAAATTCTGATGACCCTGCCCCTGTAAATATTACTTTGATTTTATTTTCTTTTAGTCCATCTAAAAATCTGCTTATTTCTGGAAGTCTTTCCTTTATTATTTCCACTTCTTCTCTCCAAATATATGGCTGCTGAATTATTTCTTTCCACGTCACACAATTTTTAAATTCCATTTTTCTCTCCTTTATATAATTTATTTTTTTATTACTAGTGCTGCTGCCCCTTTTATTCCAGCTTCTTCATTTAATTCCCCAAAGGAAATTTTAAGATTTTCCATAGTCATTCCAAGAGCATATTTTGATAAATATTTCTTTATTCCATCTAATAAAACATCTCCTGCTCTTGCAACTCCCCCAGTGAAAATAATTATTTCAGGGTTTACTATATTCAGAAGCATCCCAAGACCTTCTGCCATATATTCACAAAAAAAATCTACTATCCCTATTGAAAACTTATCTCCAGATCTAGCCAAGTCAAATATATCCTTTGCTTCTAATCTGCTCAAATCTCCATTTATTTTTTTATACAGTTCATTATTTTTATCTTTCTCTAATCTTTTTATTCCTTCTCTTACGATTCCAGTGGCAGAGCAATATGTTTCAAGGCATCCTGTAAGACCGCACCCACATTTATATCCATTTTTATTTACCACTATATGTCCCAGCTCTCCAGCTGCTCCTCCAGAACCCTCTACTATCTGTCCATTTATTATTATTCCTGCTGCAATCCCAGTTCCAATAGGAATCGTTATACTATTTTTATATTCTTTTGCCGCTCCAAAAAGTGCTTCCCCTAAAGCAATAACCTTTACATCATTTCCTACTTTCACAGATTTTCCTGAAATTTTTTCCATAAGTTCCTTTGCAGGAAAATCATTTCCCCAAGAAAAATTCGCTGCTATTTTTACAACTGAATTATTTACTACTGGTCCAGGAATTCCCATCCCAACAGCTTCAATTTCATCCTGTGAAATCTTCAATTCTTCTGTTAATTGCTTCACTGTATTCCATATTCTTATAAAGGTTTCTTCACTGCCATTTTGAGAATTTGTCTTTATACTTGTCTTCTTTAATATTTCAGCTTTTTCATCTAAAATTCCAATTTCAACATTTGTCCCGCCTATATCTATTCCAACAAAATAAGCCATTTTATCCCCTTTCTTTCATTCTATTGCTCTGAAATATTTATTTATTATTTGTTATGTTGTCCGTACCAATTTTTAGCTTTTAAAAATCAGACTCATATGAGCCTGATTTTTAATTATCTTCTAAATCTACTTCAAATTCAAATTTATCTCCACGAAGAAAACTTACTGTATATTCTATTTTTTCTATTCCAGTATATGTCCATCTCTGAAGTTTTATAATAGGACTCTTCTCATCTATTTCCAAAACTTCAGAAATTTTCTTATCTGCACTGAGAACTGAAAATCTTTCAGTTGCTTTGCTGAAAATTATATTATATTTCTTCTGTAAAACATCATACAAAGGTGTATTTAAAATATCCTTTTTAGAAAAATTTAAAAGTTTTTTAACTGGAAGGTAAGTTTTTTCATACATATATATATCTTTATCAGCCAGTCTTAATCTTACAAGCTCAAATATCTTTTCCTCTTTATCCAGATTTAATTCCTGAGCTATTTTTTCTCCAGCTATTTTTTCTTTAAATGAAAGTATTTTTGATTCTGGAGTTTTTCCCTGCTTTTTCATTTCCTCTGTAAAGCTATAGAATTTCAAAAGTTTCTGCTTTAATACTCTTGATGAAACAAAAGTTCCACACCCTTGAATTTTATATAGATATCCTTTTTTTTCTAAATAGGCTATTCCCTGTCTCACTGTAGCTCTGCTTAAATTATATTTTTCACAATATTCTCTTTCAGTAAGAATTTTATCATCTTCTTTTAAATTTTTAGTTTTTATTTCTTCTATGATAATCTCTGCTAATTGGTAGTAAAGTGGACTTTTAGATTTATTTAATAGCATCCTGTCCTCCATAAATATTTTATTATTGATTAAATAATATCATCTGTCCAATTATTTTACAAGAGATTTACTATTTTCGACTTTACAATCATTCTTTAGATTTCATATATTATTCTGTAAAGCCATCCTGCCAATGGATCTTTTAACTTTACCATTTCACTGTAAAGTTCATCCAGCATCTCTTTTTTTACATTTTTATATTTTTCATCATAGAATAGATTATTCATTTCCTCTTTATCATTTTTCATATTATAAAGCTCTCCAACATCTGAAGCATTAAAAATTATCTTATAGTCTTTTCTTCTCCACATTCTCTGTTCAAAATATACAAAGTGTCCAGCCAGCTGTCCAAGAACTCCTTTTCTTCCATTACTTTTTCCCTCTCTTAAAATAGGAAGAAGAGATTCTCCATCAAAGAAATCGGAAATCTTTTTTCCTGCAACATCATTACAAGTTGGTGTTAAATCATGAAGATATACAAAATTATTGTCTTCTTCATTTTTTCTATTTGACCCAGGATCTTTGATTATCATAGGAATTCTATATGTTGTATCAAACATAAATTCCCCTTTTTCTATAAGTCTGTGAGCTCCCATTGCATCTCCATGATCAGCTGTTATCGCCATAAATAAACTTTCATAAAGACCTTCTTCTTTTAAAAACTTTACAAATTCTCCTATTGCATCATCTATT
This genomic window contains:
- a CDS encoding putative sugar isomerase, translating into MEFKNCVTWKEIIQQPYIWREEVEIIKERLPEISRFLDGLKENKIKVIFTGAGSSEFVGNTISSYINSRLDIEVVSIPTTDIVSMPEQYLDRDIATILISCARSGNSPESVATVELADKLVKNIYHIFVTCNPEGKLAKISENQDNKFLLLMPEKTNDKGFAMTGSFSSMVVAGVLILLREKFEHYAEKVVYISKIIEKNLKNILADVEIISDLDIERIVYLGDGALKGLAEEVSLKVLELTGGKIASFYNTFLGFRHGPKSIVNDKTTIVCMMSNNKHTRVYELDLLKEFKAENGEKKIVVLDTIFDKEVKENSDFYFSFGDEKIGEMEEVVAGLGYLVYGQLISLLKSSKLGINPDNPCPTGEVNRVVKGVIIHNYEK
- a CDS encoding 1-phosphofructokinase; the encoded protein is MNKILTVTLNPAIDVRYNIEKIEMGNVNRTSTIEKNAGGKGINVSRVIRQLGGAILSTGIIGGYTGKLFLSKLDKDSIENSFLETDFETRTCIAAIDKSTGKITEFLESAEGKEKDFEKFLEKYISILENGIKLVCGSGSLLKGIKKDSYNILINEASKREIKFILDTSGETLAEGIKAAPFLIKPNQNELEEIFKKKLNTIDEIVNAARIIVKKGVENVMVTLGENGAILVTENEVYRATFPKVEIKNTVGSGDSTIGGFAYGIAEGKSLEESFKLGVACGTTNAMLDTTGSIDLEILDTVLNNIKIEKAPNN
- the rnr gene encoding ribonuclease R, translating into MNLDKELERLKQLMDKGKGLKLDEITKLLGWSLKNKKENREILEKWIEDGDIMKNNRGKYNIPENLGFVKGTFSIIKDRFAFVDTADEGIFIPKPHFNSALDGDTVLVKITSGLNGDKKKEGEVVKVISRERDTIVGILQRNENFGFVTPTHSFGKDIYIPYRMMKDAKNQQLVVVKITSWGTNEKKPEGEIIEVIGDPYNTNNMIEALIVREGMSETFSKPVLLEARNIPTTISKDEIAKRKDLRNLPIITIDGDDAKDLDDAVYVKKLTNGNYKLIVSIADVSYYIPEGSMLDQEAFKRGNSVYLVDRVLPMFPKEISNGICSLNPDEDKLTFTCEMEIDQNGKVVDSDTYKSVIKSVRRMTYTNVNRMISGEEEALKEYADIKDMVMEMLELSKIIRQVKYNRGSIDFDLPEIKLILDENGKVKYIKNRDRGESERIIEDFMIAANETVAEKLFWMEIPSVYRTHEKPDPERIKNLNETLSKFKYRIHSLDEIHPKKFQKIIEDSKERGINLLVHKLILMALKQARYTVDNLGHFGLASGYYTHFTSPIRRYADLTVHRILNSVLHGYPSKKVIAKNAEELPQICTHISKTERAAMKVEDESVKIKLVEYMIDKIGEEYEATIVGFSNKRIFFETEEHVECFWDVVAAKHYYEFDDREYVMKDMDGGKIYSIGDKYKVILVRASLAELEIEVVPQIVMEEGL
- a CDS encoding fructose-bisphosphate aldolase; its protein translation is MLVSTRQLLLDAQKRKYAVPAFNVHNMETIQTVIEAASELKSPIIVAATPGTMKYAGPEFFIKLVEICSEKHDIPIAMHLDHHEDYNEIINAIDIGTKSVMIDASHLDFEENIKKVQMVVEYAHKFDVTVEGELGILGGQEDDLVRDDKDSKYTNPAQAKEYVERTGIDSLAVAIGTAHGVYKEEPKLDFERLAEIRAVVDIPLVLHGASGVPADQVKRAIDLGITKVNIATELKMPFAETLREVLINNPNESDPRKYFGPAKESMKKVAIEKILMCGSNGKA
- a CDS encoding putative transcriptional regulator; protein product: MLLNKSKSPLYYQLAEIIIEEIKTKNLKEDDKILTEREYCEKYNLSRATVRQGIAYLEKKGYLYKIQGCGTFVSSRVLKQKLLKFYSFTEEMKKQGKTPESKILSFKEKIAGEKIAQELNLDKEEKIFELVRLRLADKDIYMYEKTYLPVKKLLNFSKKDILNTPLYDVLQKKYNIIFSKATERFSVLSADKKISEVLEIDEKSPIIKLQRWTYTGIEKIEYTVSFLRGDKFEFEVDLEDN
- a CDS encoding glucokinase yields the protein MAYFVGIDIGGTNVEIGILDEKAEILKKTSIKTNSQNGSEETFIRIWNTVKQLTEELKISQDEIEAVGMGIPGPVVNNSVVKIAANFSWGNDFPAKELMEKISGKSVKVGNDVKVIALGEALFGAAKEYKNSITIPIGTGIAAGIIINGQIVEGSGGAAGELGHIVVNKNGYKCGCGLTGCLETYCSATGIVREGIKRLEKDKNNELYKKINGDLSRLEAKDIFDLARSGDKFSIGIVDFFCEYMAEGLGMLLNIVNPEIIIFTGGVARAGDVLLDGIKKYLSKYALGMTMENLKISFGELNEEAGIKGAAALVIKK